aatgTGTGTATTTATTTTCAGGTGGAAATTCCAGTGACCTATGGGCAGAAATCGTAGCCACTGAAAACCAACAACAAAAGGAACAAGTTGAAGTGATttacagaagaagaagaagaacccagAAAACCCCTCAAGATGTAGACTTGTACGGTCTTCAGCATTCATATTCTTCTCCTTTTTGAATTGctgtttattatttgttattcttgtattcttttttttttttttttttttttttttttattattttttttttttatcaggaAGCAGCCGATTTTAAGTCGTCGGAATGGGAATCGGATGAGTTTGGCGGGCGAGGCCGCCAACAAGCGAGTTAGTTGGAACCGGTCCCTTTCCACCAGGTTATAAAATTGGGCTCCTGtcttttatgtttaaaatttgttaatttctttaaaagaaaattgttttgttttgggttaACGTTCGGTTTGCTtgttttataagtttttttggGTGTCCTGTTTTTCGTGGTTGTATCCGTTGGCttatttattcttgatttactTTTCTGTTAAAAAGAGCCATGCTGATCACTTACACCATGATAAACTTTAGAAATGTGTGAGCAGGAAATCTTATGGCATATCTATTTTCTGATATCAGTTTTTTGGTGGTGGGATTTGAGgaagaaaaccaaaaatttaCAATTAGTTCCTGATAGTGCTTGGATTCAGTTCTCTATTGCACGCGAATGTTCTTTACCTTGATGGCTGCTTTGAGTTTTGTCAGTTGTATATCTGCATGTTTCACGTTGGGTGCATACTGCAGCTGACATATTTTAAGGAAAGGAAGCTGCAAACATTGACCTATTATGTCAATATTATGTAGATTACTTAGAGCTTACTCATCCTGTTTGGTTTTAGTATGCTTATCGTAAATAGGCTGCATCATTGACTAATGAGAGacatatttacttttatgtttTCCCTGAACAGTTGACATATATCTTCGTGTTTCCTGTGGTTTGTTCTAAGGTTAACCGTTGTCgcattgtatttttaatttaattttctgtttgacAGAGGAAGGACAAGTATTGCTGTTGGTACTTGTGTGGATCATCAGCCTCAAGGGAAGCAGGCTAGACGAAAAGGAAAACCTGCTCTACCCAAAGTATGACTCTTTTACCTTGGTTTTTCAGTGGTATTACCTCAAGTGTTATTATCCTTTCCAGTTTAGTAAAAAGATTACGCTGTTGGTCTGTGGTTTTCCAGTTGTTGTTCTTAGTATTTTGCAGTAACTTCATGATGTCTTATCGCTTTGAATTTTCAAGGGAAAATTTGTACAACCTCCTACTTTTGAGAAGGAGAGGGCATACTTTCAAGAGGTCGATGCCTTTGAGCTGTTGGAGGAGAGCCCCTCGCCCAAGAACTTCAGTACATGGGCCAAGGGCACTCAAACTAACAATATTGCAATACCACGTTTGTCCTCAAGACTAGAGAAATGGCTGATTTCGAGGAAATTAAATCATACTTGTGGACCTTACAGCACACTGTCGAAGATATTAGAAACTCCAGCCATGCCCTTGGAACCTATATGTGGCGATGATTTAAATTCCTCGAATTTGAGAACTCCAGAAAAATCTTCTATGAAGACTAATTCGCAGTTGCTTGCGGTCCATAGCAGATTAAGTTCGATTTTAGTTGATAAAGATGCACTTGAGAGGGATCACAATTCACAATATAGAAATTTAGTATCAGGGAGTGAGGGTCAAAGGTGTTGTGAAGATTTAGAGGTTGCTGTCAAGAAACTCTCTCTGGCATCAACGTCGGTTTCCTTTGATAGTGATCAGTTGGATCCATTTGCCGCATTATTAGCAGTTTGTGGACAGCCATCTCCTTCAAAGCTAAAGGATGTATTCTCCAAGTATTGGTTTGTCACTTATTCCCAACTTGTCAGTGTACGAGTATATGTTTCATATACATGGTCACCCTGGTTGATTCCTCGATGCTCTTCTATATGTTTGTCATGAGTTTCATGCATAATATTAGCTTATGTTTTTACTCAAAACGGCAGTTTCTTTATGTTTGACTATTTTCTGTCACTGCTTCTTCCAAAGTTGACTATTATGCCACTTTTGTGATTTTATTCTCAAGGTATACGTTTATGGATTATCTCTTAATTGAGTGTGTGCAAATAAAAGCTTGTTGCTTAATAAGGGTTGTTCTCTTTCCTGTGTGCTTTGAGAACTTTTCAGAACTTGAGCTGCCCAAATAAGGCAAATAGTAAAACCTAGAGAGAATCACTATatagtatttcttttttatgataATAATGAGTAATTAGGGTATACAAACATAAGCTCTGCTTCACGTGGTAATTAACACTGAAAATCTATGTTTTGACGCCTGGTAAGTTTTCCATGCTTTAAAATCTTTTGGATGCTTGTTAGCTTTAGTTTTGTAAAGATGGCATATGAGCTTGTAGAGAAAATTAGGAGGCATCAACCTAGGTTGTAAGTTCTACGTGTTTCAGTCATTTGAGTGGTTTAGGAATAGGTCTTTTGTAATAATATCATTGCAATTGTAACCTTACTGCTTTAGCTCGTGACACTTAATTTGTTGTCCTCCTTTTTGCATGAGTTTTTCTCTGAATTTGGTACTGCATTCTGAAGCTGATTAGAGATAAAACTTTCCTGCTCCAGTGAACTGGGAAATATCGCTAAAATTGGTGAAGGTACTTATGGAGAAGCTTTTAAAGCTAGCAACTACGTTTGCAAAATAGTTCCTATTGACGGAGACTTAAGAGTGAATGGGGAAGTGCAGAAGGTACTTATCATGCTTCATTTATTGTTTCTTGAATCTGTTTCGGGTCAACATAAGGATAGCGGCTGGACACTTACCAATGCCAGAAATATCTCGTTGCCTACCTTTTGAAAATCGCTAAGTTTCCTGACGGAAATCGCTAAGTTCAAGAGGGGAAAAACTAAAAGATGAAGGATAAGATGTCACTGTTTAGAAAAGAGGAGAATTCATTTCGAAAATACTTGTggtattttgggatgaatgGACTGTAAACGTCTTTTACTGTACTAGgcttcaattttataaaaacttttgGTTGGCTGTAGTTAACAAGTCTTGATTTATTTCTGAACCATGGTTTTGGTGCTCCAGAGGTCAGAAGAATTGCTTGAGGAGGTCATTCTTTCTCGAACTCTCAACTGTTTAAGAGGTTGCGACGGTGATGTTTATAACTCGTGCACCACATTCATAGAAACAATAGAGTATGTATTCCTCCTATTATGTTCAAAAGCTTCTCCATTCTTTGACTATTTATGATATTATAGAAAATAAGACCCTGAAATTGAAGTCTCCCCATCTAGAAATGATTAAAGCCTCGTGCATGGGTACATACTATGATGTGCAATTAGTTCTTCAAGTTGGATTTAGCTACCACTGCCCAGACTTCTATTGTAATGTGTTGGGTTGGTCTAGGAGGTCTTTGTCAACGAGGcatgaatttaaatttagacTGGGTATGGATTAGAAAAAAGTCAGTCcttcataatcccaaaatattgcACGACATAACTTCCCTACTAAATGTATACTTGGTAAAATTGTTCCTTGTACTGTACGCTGTAGCTTTCCAGCCCTTCATGATTCGTTTCTCCTACAGTTTAAAGGTATGCCAAGGTTCTTATGATTCTGCATTGATCAAAGCTTGGGAAGATTGGGATGAGAATAATGGTTCAGAAAACGATCACCCCAAGGAGTTTCCAGAGAAACAGGTTACTTATTGTCTTTATGCTTGATGCTTGTAATAGTTGTGTAGTCTATCCCTTCTTTTGCCTGACAAGTAACTACTCTTTACTTCCAACTTGCACAAGACTCGTACAATGGCTTTGTCTGTGGGTGGAAAGtgcttattttttcaaaactctctTTTTAGGAGTAAAAGAGTTTTTTCTAGttctattataaatattaagttCTGgcatattgatttttttttatttcgttcttttttagttgattcttttttattctacttttctGACAAAGTTGCATTCAGTGCTATGTCGTATTTGTGTTAGAACATGGCGGCAAGGATCTTGAAAGCTTTATACTTTTGAACTTCGATGAGGCAAGGAGTTTGTTAGTTCAGGTGATTTGCAGATTAGAGTTTGGTTAAAATGTTAAGTCTAGTCATGAAGCTGGGATCTTTTATGTAACTGATTCTCCTTTGCGCACTTTAGGTTACAGCTGCGCTGGCTGTGGCTGAAGCTGCATATGAATTTGAACACCGAGATCTGCACTGGTCTGGTTACTTGCCAATCTATCCAAGCAATAGCCCTTTGCTTTGGCTGACTCTTGAATATGTATTTATTACAGGGGAAACATACTTTTAAGGCGGAATGATTCTGAAACATTGCAGTTCATTCTTGAGGGGAAGCATATGTCTGTCAGAACATTCGGATTGTTAATATCAATAATTGACTTCACGCTTTCAAGAATCAATActggtattttttttctaacttttcgCTAGGTGCTTGATGCTGTAAAGggtattctttatttttttaaatataaatttagcGTCATTAACAAGCATCCTATAATGCATAGGTGAGGAAATACTATTTTTAGACCTATCCTCGGATCCTGATCTCTTCAATGGTCCAAAAGGAGATAGACAAGTACGGGATTGGACtggaatttataaatttcttctagtaatttttttttttttttttttttttttttttttttctgacatCAGTCGAgttgttaatttttatatgcAGTCAGAAACGTATAGAAAGATGAAGGAGCTCACAGATGATTGCTGGGATGGAAGGTATTGTAACCAATATGATTAATTTTAGTAGTGACATTctaatgaattatatattatggGAGGGATTTTATTTCTTGGACCATAGAGACCAATggttttaccttttttttttttttttttttttttaagaagagaacGGTACCCCAAGTTTATTgataaccctcacttgtggcagaGGAAAACTGTGGTTACAGACAGACATTGGTTTTACTTTTATACGTTAATTTGGATACATCTAAAGATGTTCACATATGGGAGAATTTCAAAATGTTCTGGTTgctaaatcatttaataaaatgaactaaatgTTTCTTTTCTCCTGcaagttatttttttccctGCAAGTTTTTATTAATGCCGACTCAttgttatttcatatttttcagttttcctAAAACAAATGTGCTCTGGTTGCTGTATTTGGTGGATATACTACTCCTGAAGAAATCGTTCGTAAGTTTTCCTCTGAAGTTTTAGCAAATTAGCGAATCTGGTTGCATGACTGAACTGTAGATCTTGAACACTTATAAAGCAAACTGCTTCTTTTATGGGGGGTTATAACTTATATCTGTGTGACTTCCTTGGtccaacccttttttttttttggacaattAAGTCCAGCCTTCACTCGAAACTTAAACAAAGTGAAGCAGCATCTTCAACTTTCTTTACCATTAGAAATCTGGCATGTTTGTCTATACTCTAACTTGATGTTATGACAGTCATGAATGAGTTTTTACTCTGATTGAATCCACCATGGGATGAACTCGAGACTGATTAatgtcttatttattttatatttattcccGTTATGAACCTAAGATAAGAAAGTAATGACAAGTTGATCAATTCTGTGGCAGGAACGCAActcaaaaaatga
This genomic interval from Juglans microcarpa x Juglans regia isolate MS1-56 chromosome 4D, Jm3101_v1.0, whole genome shotgun sequence contains the following:
- the LOC121259019 gene encoding serine/threonine-protein kinase haspin homolog isoform X1, translating into MGSKAGGNSSDLWAEIVATENQQQKEQVEVIYRRRRRTQKTPQDVDLKQPILSRRNGNRMSLAGEAANKRVSWNRSLSTRGRTSIAVGTCVDHQPQGKQARRKGKPALPKGKFVQPPTFEKERAYFQEVDAFELLEESPSPKNFSTWAKGTQTNNIAIPRLSSRLEKWLISRKLNHTCGPYSTLSKILETPAMPLEPICGDDLNSSNLRTPEKSSMKTNSQLLAVHSRLSSILVDKDALERDHNSQYRNLVSGSEGQRCCEDLEVAVKKLSLASTSVSFDSDQLDPFAALLAVCGQPSPSKLKDVFSKYCELGNIAKIGEGTYGEAFKASNYVCKIVPIDGDLRVNGEVQKRSEELLEEVILSRTLNCLRGCDGDVYNSCTTFIETIDLKVCQGSYDSALIKAWEDWDENNGSENDHPKEFPEKQCYVVFVLEHGGKDLESFILLNFDEARSLLVQVTAALAVAEAAYEFEHRDLHWGNILLRRNDSETLQFILEGKHMSVRTFGLLISIIDFTLSRINTGEEILFLDLSSDPDLFNGPKGDRQSETYRKMKELTDDCWDGSFPKTNVLWLLYLVDILLLKKSFERNSKNERDLRSLKKRLDKYQSAKEAIFDPFFSELLTTACE
- the LOC121259019 gene encoding serine/threonine-protein kinase haspin homolog isoform X2 — translated: MSLAGEAANKRVSWNRSLSTRGRTSIAVGTCVDHQPQGKQARRKGKPALPKGKFVQPPTFEKERAYFQEVDAFELLEESPSPKNFSTWAKGTQTNNIAIPRLSSRLEKWLISRKLNHTCGPYSTLSKILETPAMPLEPICGDDLNSSNLRTPEKSSMKTNSQLLAVHSRLSSILVDKDALERDHNSQYRNLVSGSEGQRCCEDLEVAVKKLSLASTSVSFDSDQLDPFAALLAVCGQPSPSKLKDVFSKYCELGNIAKIGEGTYGEAFKASNYVCKIVPIDGDLRVNGEVQKRSEELLEEVILSRTLNCLRGCDGDVYNSCTTFIETIDLKVCQGSYDSALIKAWEDWDENNGSENDHPKEFPEKQCYVVFVLEHGGKDLESFILLNFDEARSLLVQVTAALAVAEAAYEFEHRDLHWGNILLRRNDSETLQFILEGKHMSVRTFGLLISIIDFTLSRINTGEEILFLDLSSDPDLFNGPKGDRQSETYRKMKELTDDCWDGSFPKTNVLWLLYLVDILLLKKSFERNSKNERDLRSLKKRLDKYQSAKEAIFDPFFSELLTTACE